A DNA window from bacterium contains the following coding sequences:
- a CDS encoding DUF3800 domain-containing protein, translating to MTDSVTLPDNGDLLPTRRPCLYVFLDEGGNLDFSPSGTQYLSLSSISTVRPFFFDPPLIELRYDLIESGLDMPRFHAAEDRQVVRDQVFQSILAHNGQIHVDSIIVDKTQLPDGMKKVEHLYPVALTQLLKELVLPNYNLGLYAEVIVITDTLPVDRRRKAVEKGIKQTLAAALSAGTRYRIYHHSSASCMGLQVADYCNWAIYRKWQSGDARSHNTIQRLIRHERQFASEG from the coding sequence ATGACTGATAGTGTTACATTGCCGGACAATGGTGACTTGTTGCCGACAAGGCGACCGTGCCTGTATGTATTTCTTGATGAGGGGGGCAATCTTGATTTTTCCCCTAGTGGAACTCAATATCTATCCCTCAGTTCCATTTCTACCGTCCGCCCTTTTTTCTTTGATCCGCCATTGATTGAACTGCGGTACGACCTAATTGAGTCTGGGCTCGATATGCCCCGGTTTCATGCCGCCGAGGATCGGCAAGTTGTCCGCGATCAGGTGTTTCAGTCAATTCTTGCCCACAATGGTCAGATTCATGTGGATTCCATAATTGTGGACAAGACACAACTCCCCGACGGCATGAAAAAGGTAGAACATTTATATCCGGTCGCGCTTACCCAGTTATTGAAAGAACTGGTATTGCCCAACTATAACCTTGGGCTTTATGCAGAGGTGATAGTGATCACGGATACACTGCCGGTGGATAGACGCCGCAAAGCGGTTGAAAAGGGCATCAAGCAGACACTCGCAGCAGCATTATCAGCGGGAACACGTTACCGCATTTATCATCACTCTTCGGCATCCTGTATGGGACTACAGGTCGCCGACTACTGCAACTGGGCGATCTATCGAAAATGGCAGTCTGGCGACGCCAGAAGTCATAATACGATTCAGCGGCTTATTCGCCATGAGCGGCAATTTGCGTCAGAGGGGTAA
- a CDS encoding DUF935 family protein: MITAYNIKNHTWRDQYNPLRGLSLPKLISLLEAGERGAYADLQWFYHYMERSDAMIHAVIQRRRAALLACDWDIRVNADEWIDKSLAKEQAAFLREAYDRIDNFRDAVSFIFSGLFRGYAHLEKHIAPSGMVTRLEPVEQWFWVRDGLFGAWEYNQDAKSGVGRGESVDFQNFLIFESVPLNRMLAVLYLRKNLSQKDWDSFLEVYGIPSIFLVGPPNTPETKEAEYHAVAQEIMSNGRGYLPHGSDVKFVNGGGNKPPFLEHIDYIDRQITLAATGGLLTMLAESGSGTLAGNAHSDTFLQIARSDAALLSGLFQEQFDTPLLREYFPDQPILAYFEFAPPAADEVSRVVKDAVELAKAGVRMDVEELSEKTGYRLAHTADYFPKNETIPTPT, encoded by the coding sequence ATGATCACGGCTTACAACATCAAAAACCATACTTGGCGGGATCAATACAATCCCCTGCGGGGATTGAGCCTGCCAAAGTTGATTTCTCTACTGGAGGCCGGCGAACGTGGCGCCTACGCCGATCTGCAATGGTTTTACCATTACATGGAGCGGTCGGATGCCATGATCCACGCGGTTATTCAGCGCCGGCGGGCAGCGTTGCTGGCATGTGACTGGGATATCCGCGTCAACGCGGATGAGTGGATTGACAAGAGCCTCGCGAAGGAACAGGCCGCTTTCCTGCGCGAGGCCTATGACCGGATCGACAATTTCCGGGACGCGGTGTCTTTTATATTTTCCGGGTTATTCAGGGGGTATGCTCATCTGGAAAAGCATATTGCGCCGTCGGGCATGGTGACACGGCTGGAGCCGGTGGAGCAATGGTTCTGGGTTCGTGATGGGTTATTTGGGGCTTGGGAGTACAACCAGGATGCGAAAAGTGGGGTTGGCCGGGGTGAGTCCGTTGATTTTCAGAACTTTCTGATTTTTGAATCCGTGCCCTTGAATAGGATGCTGGCGGTGCTGTATTTACGGAAGAATTTGAGTCAAAAGGACTGGGATTCCTTCCTGGAGGTTTATGGGATCCCGTCCATATTTCTGGTCGGGCCGCCGAATACACCGGAGACGAAGGAGGCGGAGTACCACGCCGTCGCCCAAGAGATCATGTCGAATGGCCGGGGGTACCTGCCCCACGGCAGTGATGTGAAATTTGTGAATGGTGGTGGGAATAAGCCTCCGTTCCTGGAGCACATTGATTATATCGACCGTCAGATTACCCTGGCCGCCACAGGTGGCCTGTTAACGATGTTGGCGGAGTCGGGATCCGGCACCCTGGCCGGCAATGCTCACTCGGATACCTTCCTCCAGATCGCCCGGAGCGATGCGGCGCTGCTGAGCGGGTTATTCCAGGAGCAATTCGATACTCCGTTGCTGAGAGAGTATTTCCCCGACCAGCCGATCCTGGCCTATTTCGAGTTTGCCCCGCCGGCTGCAGATGAGGTGTCACGGGTGGTCAAGGATGCTGTGGAGTTGGCGAAGGCGGGGGTGAGGATGGATGTGGAGGAACTGTCCGAAAAGACGGGTTATCGACTCGCACATACGGCAGATTATTTCCCGAAAAATGAAACGATTCCCACCCCAACATGA
- a CDS encoding type II toxin-antitoxin system RelE/ParE family toxin has translation MKERELREYLTEAGHNPFREWLHSLRDVQGRARIRVRLNRVRLGNLGDCKAVGEGVMEFRLDFGPGYRVYFGQAGDTLVILLCGGDKRTQSRDIATAKQYWQSYKRRTS, from the coding sequence ATGAAAGAGCGGGAACTCCGAGAATATCTGACAGAGGCGGGGCATAACCCCTTCCGGGAATGGCTTCACTCCCTGCGGGATGTGCAGGGCCGTGCGCGGATTCGCGTCAGGCTTAATCGGGTGCGTCTCGGTAACCTCGGCGATTGCAAGGCAGTGGGCGAGGGTGTCATGGAGTTTCGTCTGGATTTCGGGCCAGGATACCGGGTGTATTTTGGGCAGGCAGGTGACACACTGGTCATTCTGCTCTGTGGCGGTGACAAGCGAACCCAATCGCGGGACATCGCGACCGCGAAACAGTATTGGCAATCTTATAAACGGAGGACATCATGA
- a CDS encoding addiction module antidote protein: MSKITTSYHEGLMKDLADPEEAAAYLNAALEEGSQEVFLMALRDIADAKGMARLSKKAHLNRVSLYRMLSGKGNPQLSSLAIILKNIGLRLAVEVREPKVA; encoded by the coding sequence ATGAGCAAAATAACCACCAGTTATCACGAGGGGCTGATGAAGGACCTTGCCGACCCTGAAGAAGCGGCAGCCTATCTCAATGCTGCGCTCGAAGAGGGGTCTCAAGAGGTCTTTCTGATGGCCCTTCGGGATATCGCAGACGCCAAGGGCATGGCACGGCTTTCCAAGAAGGCTCACCTGAATCGGGTGAGCCTGTATCGCATGCTTTCCGGAAAGGGCAATCCCCAACTGTCCAGCCTCGCAATTATCCTGAAAAATATCGGACTTCGACTTGCCGTTGAGGTGCGAGAACCTAAAGTAGCATGA
- a CDS encoding terminase family protein: MAFVFNYLPHPAQQAIHRARKKRFRTVCTGRRFGKTLCLAAELLDRGGCEKAGDYGWIAPTYNVADRGIEAFRTIADGFIQISGRAPTRVEFTGHAGPVRIWFLSADNPDNIRGFGFQGIVIDEAAMISPDVWNYVLRPTIAQTLGWAVFVSTPKGRNWFYDLYTRGMDPHEEDYASFTFPSKESPYFPAKEWDEARRTLPEDVFRQEYMAEFMEDSAGVFRNVDACTVGSEQWALDSKAYHRHVVIGCDVAKHTDWTVLIAMDAETGLCFAMERFNQLDWPIQKERILGFARKYRGRLILDATGVGDPIYDDLKQKYADIEGFKLTSASKTAIIQRLIVAVEQRKVSWSGPRKEFARENAKDWDILTAEMKRYEYEISPSGGITYNAPSGYHDDCVMALALANHGRWEAESSGKMMAIGGGRIRAKGRQRERVLVG, encoded by the coding sequence ATGGCCTTCGTGTTCAATTATCTCCCCCACCCTGCACAGCAGGCGATTCATAGGGCGCGTAAGAAAAGGTTCCGGACGGTGTGTACCGGGCGGCGGTTTGGGAAGACATTATGTCTGGCGGCAGAGTTATTGGATCGTGGCGGGTGTGAAAAAGCCGGTGATTATGGTTGGATCGCACCAACCTATAATGTCGCCGACCGTGGGATTGAGGCGTTTCGTACCATTGCCGATGGATTTATCCAGATATCCGGTCGTGCCCCGACACGGGTTGAGTTTACCGGGCATGCAGGGCCGGTCCGGATCTGGTTTCTGTCCGCCGATAACCCGGATAATATCCGTGGGTTCGGATTCCAGGGTATTGTAATTGATGAGGCGGCTATGATTTCGCCGGATGTGTGGAATTATGTGCTTCGTCCAACCATTGCCCAGACCTTAGGCTGGGCGGTATTTGTCAGCACGCCGAAAGGCCGTAACTGGTTTTATGACCTATACACCCGGGGCATGGATCCCCATGAAGAGGATTACGCGAGTTTCACGTTCCCGAGTAAGGAATCACCATATTTTCCGGCAAAGGAATGGGATGAGGCACGCCGGACCCTGCCAGAAGATGTATTCCGACAAGAATACATGGCTGAATTTATGGAAGACTCAGCAGGCGTCTTCCGGAACGTCGACGCCTGCACAGTGGGCAGTGAACAGTGGGCACTGGACAGCAAGGCGTATCACCGGCATGTGGTGATTGGCTGCGACGTGGCCAAGCATACGGATTGGACTGTCCTTATTGCCATGGATGCAGAGACGGGCCTATGTTTCGCGATGGAGCGGTTTAATCAACTGGACTGGCCTATCCAGAAAGAACGGATACTAGGCTTCGCTCGTAAATACCGGGGCCGGTTGATTTTAGACGCCACAGGCGTCGGGGATCCGATATATGACGACCTGAAACAGAAGTATGCTGATATTGAGGGGTTCAAGTTAACATCGGCAAGTAAGACGGCGATAATTCAGCGATTGATTGTCGCAGTTGAACAAAGAAAAGTTTCCTGGTCGGGACCGAGAAAAGAGTTTGCACGAGAAAACGCGAAGGATTGGGATATTCTTACAGCCGAAATGAAGCGGTATGAGTATGAAATCTCACCGTCAGGCGGGATCACATATAATGCCCCGTCGGGGTATCATGATGACTGCGTGATGGCCTTGGCCCTGGCTAACCATGGCCGGTGGGAGGCGGAAAGTAGTGGGAAGATGATGGCGATTGGCGGTGGGCGGATTAGGGCAAAGGGAAGACAGCGGGAGCGGGTGTTGGTTGGGTGA